TGATTCACAACCATCAAGTAGCAAAGTTAACCTAATAAGTGACAGACAATTTACTGGAAGTTGATCATGAAGAAGCAGTCAAAACAGAAGACAACAGTGCAGTAGgatgtacatatattatgcaTGAATTTATATCTAAGGGCACTCAAGTTGATCAAGAACACAAATATGGGTTTATGAATAGATATAAAGATGATAATGCCACTATTAAGTTTTACACAGGTTttgaatcatataaaaaatttaatttagtctaCTCAGCTCTTAGTCCAGtggttcacaaaataaaatattatggcagCAATGTGATTATTCTTAGCAGTGattctaattctaatttattagttGGTGCAATACCTGGTAGCTTGCTGTTATATTGTTCTCAAGCATTTGCAGGATTGATAAGTGATCAGTAGGCAGTGGAACAAAGTGACCTTTTAGCAAAATGTGAAAGTGGTAGTATATACTGACTGACAGAGGATTtatgatacaatatatatttcatcagACAAAAATGTGACCATTAGGATTCCCAGtttcttaaaagaaaaatttcagTTGCCTGgtcttaatgtaataaaagataGGGAGCTTGCAAACAAAGGAGTTCATATAGAAAGAATAATAGGATTAACaaagacaaacaaaatttaaaaatgaattagacCATAACTATATCCCAATAGTgagcaaaatctttttttatgttttatgtgctaaacatctacaatttcaggaattatactattactatattgtgaaagatattagataaaaagatgtaattatttcaatttatttattaattgtaaatagttcttatacacatacttatttacatttctggttctaaattatgtacataaaagtttaacaaattTGTCAACATGCCATTAATAAATGAGTCATctctattaatgaatattattttcatatcctcaaatgtgtaaacaataaaattgcaatattgcGTCCCCCGAACAATAAAGTTGGCCTTGGATTTGGGCATAAAATGGATGCtgctttttaaatgtaattctccattaagtattttaagtaaGGCACAGTCACagaggttattttataatatctagcaGCATATGGACACTTAACCTCAACAATAGTATCTTTACCCAATATACCGTCTGGAGAAACAGCCAGAAAAGGATATTCAAATGATATAATGAATCCacttttgattatttttagtcCATAATCTCTATCATATTTGGCAATGGAAATAGTTTCTTGGATTTTACTATGCACAACTAACATAGTCTGCACAGCTTTGGGGCCAAAATCATAtcgattacatatatttttggtacttATATGCTTTACTGTGGCACACTAAATGAAACATACTGGCAGTAATCCTGCATGATCTTTCATGCCACTCAGAGGAATCACTTTGGGCTCTTGTATTCTTCTCACTTCCTGAATTTgttcagatataatatttttaataatagcttCTCTAGTAAAATATCTATTGGAGTCCTATCTACATAGGTGTAACGATCCCATTCAATGCCATGTGGATTTGCGGGTTCACATGTCTGTAATAAAGGTATTGAGCTTTCATCATATCCCATTACTAAAATTTTCACATAATCAGCATAACTGTCCATAATATCAGTAAGTATCTTTTAGTGTGTTATAAGTACAAGATTTCAATATCTTGTTGGGTAAATTTTGAGCTGCAATGggtgaattataaaatactttcttgGGTCTAttgaatgtcattaattttgAGTACTTGACAgatgcaatttaatattttttgtgtaccaTCCAACAATACAGAGACATGTTTGCAACATGCTTGAGTACCACTGCCTGCAGCACAATCGCAATGGCATTCTTCAATTACTCCatctttacttaattttatatccacAAAGTATACCATTTTTTTCATACTGGCTTTACATTGTCCTCGCAAGTGGGTATAAATGCCATCTGTGGAATAGCGGGCAGTCACAAGATGTCGAAATTCGTACAGGAGTTGTCCTTTATGCTGAGTATTATATCtgcaaaaacaataatgtagtaagaaaatataatataatgttatcaaGATATCATGATATATGAGTGTAGGTAtaccaatttaaatacataaaatttacactgTCATCTTTGTAAACAACTGCctaagattataatcattacatatgggtacataactttcaaaatattcctGTATTGCTTGTCTCGTAATCATTGGTAAAGAAGTGTCCGCAATTATGTCTCTGAAAGTATCAGTGGCTGGACTCAGAT
This genomic stretch from Manduca sexta isolate Smith_Timp_Sample1 unplaced genomic scaffold, JHU_Msex_v1.0 HiC_scaffold_3102, whole genome shotgun sequence harbors:
- the LOC119192742 gene encoding uncharacterized protein LOC119192742 isoform X2, whose product is MRQLPEKKANLIERLQSNDRNKNFGVDCEIQEEIAYLSPATDTFRDIIADTSLPMITRQAIQEYFERYNTQHKGQLLYEFRHLVTARYSTDGIYTHLRGQCKASMKKMVYFVDIKLSKDGVIEECHCDCAAGSGTQACCKHVSVLLDDM
- the LOC119192742 gene encoding uncharacterized protein LOC119192742 isoform X1 encodes the protein MRQLPEKKANLIERLQSNDRNKNFGVDCEIQEEIAYLSPATDTFRDIIADTSLPMITRQAIQEYFERYNTQHKGQLLYEFRHLVTARYSTDGIYTHLRGQCKASMKKMTCEPANPHGIEWDRYTYVDRTPIDILLEKLLLKILYLNKFRK
- the LOC119192742 gene encoding uncharacterized protein LOC119192742 isoform X3 — its product is MRQLPEKKANLIERYNTQHKGQLLYEFRHLVTARYSTDGIYTHLRGQCKASMKKMVYFVDIKLSKDGVIEECHCDCAAGSGTQACCKHVSVLLDDM